The Alnus glutinosa chromosome 8, dhAlnGlut1.1, whole genome shotgun sequence DNA segment ATATGAACGGATTTTAAAGAACTGCTTTTTGATTTTTAAGGAATGGTTGACTGCTTATGTGGATATCAATAGTATTCTGCAGTTGCGTAGTTGTGTGCAGTTGATTTTAATGCCAGCTGATTTTTAAGGAGTTTTTGCTTTCAGCGCTTTAGCGTCTGCTATGTACTCTGCAGATAGCAAGTTGTTTCTGTGCAGTTGTGTAGTTGCTGATTAAGCAATTGTgctccagtttttttttttcctggagtcttgtaattttttggatGTTAGATATAAAATCAgcttattcatcgaaaaaaaaaggaatggtTGATTGCTTATGTGGATATCGATAGTTTTAAGCATTTTGAAGACTTGAGTTTGATTGTTGTGTGCTCTGTTCTTGAAATTTATGGCTGTTGATGGCTGTTGATCTTTGCAAACTGGGCTAATGTAGTCGTAAGGATTAGTTTTActagatttttttctttcaactaccattagaacaaagaaagaataaaaagaatatttaaatgaagtAGAGAAAGATTTAGAGAGTTGGATGTTTGGTGTTTTTAAAAAGTGGCTAGCCAAAATAGAAAAAGTGAATTTAGCCAAAATTTAGCTAAAGTTTGAGGAGCTCACTAGGAATCCTTTAAGGGCttattattcaagaaaaaaaaaaattaaagctatGGCTTTGTTTTGGTTTAAGAGGTCAGATCCCCTccatatggttttttttttttaatgtaattttttttgattttcaatGGATAGAACCCTAGGGTCCTATCAAGTTGGTATTAGAGCATTGACCTTGTGCATGCCCCTTACGCAtaatcaaaaagaaaagtttgacATATTTGATTTGACAGAATACCCCGTGACTCCCCAATAACAAATCCCAAGAGAGTGATGAGACTCAATTGAAGTCAAGGATTAAGGCAAGGCTTACGACAAATTTCTAGTagtttaaagtatttatttaagATTTGATCATCCAAGGTTTCGCCAAAAGTTGTCAAGATCCCAGGTGTGGTACCCATAACCAACTAGAACGGCGTCCTCTTAGCGATCACGATCAAGGGTTTCCTCGCATAAAGGTGAAATTTCCTtgatagaaagaagaatatcCAACTAGTTGGATGTTACAAATGGAAAAGTTTGTTTACTTCAAACGAAACTTGAATGCACCTTCACCAAGATTAATGGAAGCCCCCttaacccttatatatattatataatttttttctcccACTTGTTAGATCCCTTTCTTCCCACTCAAGAAATTTCACCTTCATGCGAGGAAAACCCTGATTGTGATTGCCAGGACTCCATTCTGATTGATCCTGGGTTCCATGCACAAATTGCTGAGCACTGTTTGCAATAGATTCAGAACCAAGTTCTAACAACTTTTGACCAAGGCTTGAGTGatcaaattctaaaaaaatccATTAAGCTGCTCAAACTTCTGATCAAGCTTTCCTGTAAACCTTGCTTCGATCCTTGACTGCAGCTAACTCTCATTGCTCTATTGGGAATTGTTGCCGTATGGGTAATCTGTCAAATTAGAGATaccaaacttttctttttgattaaGCGTAACGGGCATGCATGATGTTGACACGCTTAGATGCCAACTTGACAGGACCTTAGGGTTTTATCAATTGTAAATCAAGAAATTTGGGAAAattagagaggaagagagaagatTAATGATTTCGATGGGGATCAGACCTCCAAAGATTGACAACTTTAAGGAGATCAGACCTCCAAAATCTTTACGCAACATGTTATTTCATGGGTGAAAAGGCCATACGGCATCTGCAATTTATAATCAATTCCCTATACAAGGAAGGAAACCTTGAAAATTAAGTGCATAGTTACCTCTGTGGTTGACTAATTAGGCCCAATAGTATAGACTTCCCCAAGAATAAAAATCTTGTAATTTATCAACTAATTAGACCTAAAAATCGTGGGATCATATCATTTGACCTCAGATTAGTGCTTTCCATTATTTGATATATACTATTTATCGTTTATTGTGCTTGGTGTAAAAAGACTACctttataaagaaaagaaacaaaaaaactgAACTTTTTTTTATGGCTGAATATCAACTTTCAAAATTTTGGTACTGCAGGTTCTTTCATTATGGAGATCAAGGCAGATATAAAAGACAACTCTCTCATTCTGCTGAAGCAAGGGGCTGAAGCTGTGAGTTTAGTTACAATTTGAGCTTATAAAGGCCTTTTCTAGCTGGTTTTAATTCATGCTGACCACCATTGCATCAGAAAATTACACGTTTTAATCATTTTgtcttttcttattttgggtGGAAGAATATAggcttcaatatatatatatatatatgttgaactTCCTTGCACTCTTCCATGTTGAATAAAGGATAAATTTTACTCACAATTCATAATTAGCTGGCCTGATTTTTCAGTTTTGCATCAGCCACTAGAAGTGAACTTTCACCCTTGcagtttataatttttgtgcTGATCTTACATTCCTTTCAGAGAGTTTTTGAGTCGACTTTTGTGGGAAGGAGGTCTATTGTCAAGGAACGCTTCTCAAAGAAGTATAGGCATCCAACTTTGGATTCTAAACTTACTCTTAAGCGCTTAAATGCGGTAATTTTTTGTTGTGAAACCGCCTTTCCAGCCTTCATTCCATAAATTGATGAAGCAATGCTTTGCTTGTTTGATGTCTTCGGTAAATTAATTGTTGAAACAGGAGGCCAGGTGCATGACAAAAGCGAGACGACTTGGAGTTACTACTCCCGTGCTGTATTCTGTGGATCCGGTGCTGCATACTCTAACATTTGAATTTGTGGAGGGTCCTTCTGTGAAAGATGTATTCCTTGAATTTGGGTCACATGGTGTTGTTGAAGAGCGATTGGATGATATTGCTTTACAAGTTGGTGATGCAATTGGAAAATTACATGATGGTGGTCTCATCCATGGAGACTTGACCACATCGAACATGTTACTCAGGAGTGGTACCAATCAGCTTGTgagtttcctttttcttcttgtttttcttttggttggtGTAACCGAAGGTTTCCCATCTTCTTTATCTTGTTATCCATGACTAAAAGTTATTATCAACCTGCTTACAGTCGATCAATATCTTTCTGTAGGTCCTAATTGACTTTGGTCTGAGCTTCACTTCAACCCTTCCGGAAGATAAAGCTGTTGATTTATATGTACTTGAACGAGCACTGATTTCCATGCATTCTTCATGTGGAAATGTGGTAAGCCAAGTGgttttcctttccttaattctaattttaattgtacttttTGGTTATAGAGAGAAAATAAGAACTGAATTGAAACTCGGACTCTTCTAAGTGGTTGGGGTTGTAGAGCTAGCCTAAGGTTAATGTTGCTTTTCATTTTTGatttaaatttctttctttttttagaatgcttaaaataaaatcacatgtTTAATTACATTTCCTGGAATGTGTTTTGAGAATTCTGTGAATTTCCATACTCGAGAATGAAAATGGCAGGAACTTCTAAGACCATGACATTTCTGCATTCAAaattatatgctttttttttttttttaacatattatCTTTTGTTAGGGACAAGattcaaaatgaaaacattGGAAATAACTTCATGTTACTATTTATTCCCGGGGGATGGATTTTTACAAGATAAACAAGATCAGATTCCAGAAATTTGGTTCTATTTGTGTATATTGCGTCATAAACAAGATCAGATTTTAGAAAGTTGGTTCTTTTTGTGTATATTGCGTCAAATGTGGAAAAACACCAATTATTTGTGTTTATtgtgtcatttttctttttaaatgcgGAAAAATTATTCTTGACCATCAAACCCAAAATCCCCCAGTTTTCTTTAAACGCTTTCCTTTTGAAAAGTCTGTTTTAAATTGACTAGTTGTAAATATTTAGTTACCGAGATCTGATTATAAGCTATTAAATGGtaaaataaattgttattttgtaacTGCTTTCTGAATGGAGATTGATTTCCTCATTGTTACACCGCCTTGGATAGATGGATAGGATACTTGCTTCATATCGGAAGTCCTCAAAGCAGTGGTCGTCCACGTTGAACAAGCTTGCTCAAGGTGTGCCCCCCTCCTctcatttgtttgttttctgcTTAATTAGGAATTTCAAATACTACTCTGTTTTATCCTTATTGCATTCTCTCTTTTCAAACTTGTTTTGCAACTTATTGCAGTGCGACAAAGAGGACGAAAGCGGACCATGGTTGGATGAgccatttttaaatatttactcTCCATTAAGGTAAAAAGGAAAGGATGCTCTAGTGGAGAGATGACTTTTCTGAGATAATTAAACCCTGTGTTGTATTTATCAGCATATTTGCATGTTGTCACAGTAATTTAAAGAAATGCAAATGTTTTGAACCCGATGCTTAAGATGTGAAACATTTCCTGTCAGAAATTAAAAAAGGTTACAAATGTGTTCCAACCTTTTTCCTCCAATTAGATTATTTCTTTACTCTTTACTGTCATGAGTTACCCTTTGCATAAGATGACTACTGTTATATGGGTTGGTATGAAATTTAGCCATATGCTGTTAAAATTGATCTGGGGTGCTAGAaagaattgataattttttgataattacctatcaaaaaaaagaattgataatAAACTCTTGTTGGTTTGCCCTGTTatcagtgtttttttttttttttttttcttcgtggGAGAAATTCACTGTACCAAATACAACACTACCATGGGAAAGTGAATATTCTTCGGCTcacatataatttattaattttttagattgtgATCCAAACTTGCTAGGAAGTGcccatattattttgttacctAAGATTGCAGTCAAAATTTGTTTCTTGCATTGTTGCTACACTGGTAGCAATCTACCTCAGGCGTTATATTTTCTGTCAGGATCATCCTGCCTAAATGTTATTCTTGAGGGTCTATTGactatttaaaaatatcattCTGAAGAGCCATGATGAGCCTCGTCAAAATTCTTCTGCTTCATTTATTGGAATGGTGCTCAAGTGGTTGCTGTACTATTTTTTCATGTGGCCTAATTTCTGTGTGTGTCTCTTTCTGTTGGGATTTGGTTTTTGCCATCACAAGCTAAGATGTACCACAAGACACTGAAAGTGGTCCTTGGGCTatcataatttcttttttttaggaattggGCTTTCATAATTGGTATTGAGGCCATCACCCTAATGAATGCATCTACATCTTTCAGTTTCATTATCATCTTCATTCttgaattattataataataatgatggCATTCGTAAGGGATTCTCATTTACACTTCCCCTGTGTACTTGACTCTTGAGGATCTCATTTagtaataaattatatatataaaggggtGCAATAATTGTGGCTGATTGAGACCTCATTGCAaactaaatattttttgaaaaaaaatgtgttttgtatttttcagtgtttaaGCCTGAC contains these protein-coding regions:
- the LOC133875808 gene encoding uncharacterized protein LOC133875808 translates to MEIKADIKDNSLILLKQGAEARVFESTFVGRRSIVKERFSKKYRHPTLDSKLTLKRLNAEARCMTKARRLGVTTPVLYSVDPVLHTLTFEFVEGPSVKDVFLEFGSHGVVEERLDDIALQVGDAIGKLHDGGLIHGDLTTSNMLLRSGTNQLVLIDFGLSFTSTLPEDKAVDLYVLERALISMHSSCGNVMDRILASYRKSSKQWSSTLNKLAQVRQRGRKRTMVG